The following are from one region of the Pocillopora verrucosa isolate sample1 chromosome 3, ASM3666991v2, whole genome shotgun sequence genome:
- the LOC136279739 gene encoding uncharacterized protein has product MKWKQFAKLYIALLLLANFHQMSSTPSSKKVNTRTKMDDPTDNYVYACLKYDYQVHEALASTKPPFDNYFNISRAIYPSEDVSSKLVNIWVHFTNSSVNLTEVNQLKFIWSRSCLYVSDRYLSLRAMGLYSLFTIWPDRGQEDLHITLYQFCDPRQTKRKLINFLSTLEDIAISPSSFNPSLNSVECVADGGYENHLKNINKAFPQICWLILFSSLIGSNLIRMLVLKYCRGESSRAKSILSLVFVVLLCGTIVAIVAVIYSRQAQIIYPLTYLLFILLIFLLCSVYYLFQAGNEDNKINIVCLKFGNDGKLHSESILLWTTYPGIFIAVHHALWVMIGIITEPYWALPVATSFIMFAFLFYVLSALYFSPKYPKKWDTSAKINFGFMIAAGISVVMVQLSFLLVGNQFFDESLLSSAIQSALVVMISIWFRSIKDEKANQQVSYACNNNRNIEANDTGLQLLDRE; this is encoded by the exons ACTTTCACCAGATGTCGTCCACGCCATCGTCTAAAAAAGTAAACACAAGGACTAAGATGGACGACCCGACAGACAACTACGTATACGCGTGTCTCAAGTATGACTACCAGGTTCATGAAGCCTTAGCCTCTACAAAGCCACCCTTTGACAACTACTTCAACATTTCCCGTGCTATCTATCCATCCGAAGATGTATCCTCTAAACTTGTCAATATCTGGGTGCATTTTACCAACTCCTCTGTTAATCTGACAGAGGTAAATCAACTGAAGTTCATTTGGAGTCGGTCTTGTTTGTACGTGAGTGATCGATACCTCAGTCTAAGAGCAATGGGTCTCTATTCCTTGTTTACCATTTGGCCTGACAGGGGGCAAGAAGACCTTCATATAACACTATATCAGTTTTGTGATCCACGGCAGACAAAGAGAaaacttattaactttttgtCAACG CTGGAGGACATCGCAATAAGTCCATCCTCGTTCAACCCATCGCTGAACAGTGTTGAATGTGTTGCAGACGGAGGTTACGAAAACCACCTCAAGAACATTAACAAAGCCTTCCCTCAAATCTGCTGGCTAATCCTATTTTCTTCTCTAATAGGAAGCAACTTAATACGCatgttagttttaaaatattgtagAGGTGAAAGTAGTAGGGCAAAATCGATTCTGTCATTAGTATTTGTTGTTCTCTTGTGTGGGACGATTGTTGCTATCGTCGCTGTTATTTACAGTAGGCAGGCCCAAATCATTTATCCTTTAACGTATCTTTTAttcattcttttaatttttttactttgttctgtTTATTACTTGTTTCAGGCGGGTAACGaagataacaaaatcaatatCGTGTgtttaaaatttggaaatgaCGGAAAACTACATTCGGAAAGTATATTACTATGGACGACATATCCCGGAATTTTTATAGCCGTTCATCACGCCCTATGGGTGATGATCGGTATTATTACTGAGCCTTATTGGGCCCTACCAGTGGCAACATCATTCATCatgtttgcatttttattttatgttttgtcTGCGCTTTATTTCTCGCCGAAGTATCCCAAAAAGTGGGATACTTCGGCGAAAATTAACTTTGGATTCATGATTGCTGCAGGCATTTCCGTCGTGATGGTTCAACTCTCGTTTCTTTTAGTCGGAAATCAGTTCTTTGACGAAAGCCTGCTCTCAAGTGCTATTCAGAGCGCTTTGGTCGTCATGATAAGCATTTGGTTCCGCTCTATCAAAGACGAGAAAGCTAATCAACAAGTAAGTTATGCATGTAACAACAATAGAAACATTGAAGCGAACGATACAGGTCTACAACTGCTTGATCGTGAGTGA